The following are encoded in a window of Gramella sp. MT6 genomic DNA:
- a CDS encoding SDR family oxidoreductase, with translation MRKKIMILGSTGMLGHQVYYRLQEDDKYEITDVSFRNKLTPQSVILDLHNQQELDSLIKKVDPDFIINCVGVLIKGANDNPANAIYLNSYLPHFLAKKCDETGAKLIHISTDCVFSGETGAYTEIDEKDGKDVYAKTKALGEVENSEHLTLRTSIIGPELKQNGEGLFHWFMNQQGETNGFTKAIWSGVTTTELAKVIATAIEQNLKGLYHVTNGIPINKYDLLKIFKAETGKEISINAVEGKSVDKSFLDTRKELKTAIPSYTMMVKDMLTFMKSYPELYKNYSLELV, from the coding sequence ATGAGAAAAAAGATAATGATTTTAGGCTCTACGGGTATGTTGGGTCACCAGGTATATTACCGTTTACAAGAAGATGATAAATATGAAATTACCGATGTTAGTTTTCGCAACAAATTGACACCTCAAAGTGTAATTTTAGATCTTCATAACCAACAAGAACTTGATAGCCTTATAAAAAAAGTAGACCCTGATTTTATCATAAATTGTGTGGGAGTGCTTATAAAGGGTGCAAATGATAATCCAGCGAACGCAATTTATCTAAACTCATATTTACCTCATTTTCTTGCAAAAAAATGTGATGAAACCGGCGCAAAACTTATACATATTTCAACGGATTGTGTTTTCTCAGGAGAAACAGGTGCTTATACAGAAATTGATGAAAAGGATGGAAAGGATGTTTATGCAAAAACCAAAGCTCTCGGAGAAGTTGAGAATTCGGAACATCTAACCTTAAGAACCTCCATTATTGGACCTGAGTTAAAACAGAATGGTGAAGGTTTGTTTCATTGGTTTATGAACCAACAAGGAGAAACCAATGGATTTACCAAAGCGATTTGGAGTGGAGTTACCACTACGGAATTAGCAAAAGTAATTGCAACTGCAATCGAACAAAACCTTAAGGGTTTATATCACGTGACCAATGGTATTCCGATTAATAAATATGATTTGCTGAAAATTTTTAAAGCGGAAACAGGCAAGGAAATTAGTATTAATGCGGTAGAAGGCAAAAGTGTAGATAAATCATTCCTTGATACCCGGAAAGAATTAAAGACAGCCATACCCTCTTATACCATGATGGTAAAAGATATGCTAACCTTTATGAAGTCGTATCCCGAGCTTTATAAAAATTATAGTTTAGAGCTGGTATGA
- a CDS encoding MraY family glycosyltransferase translates to MNILDHEVILGLFRSNYLFFVFCVFGIAFCATWYFIPKVLWVSKEKNLMKTVNERSSHSLETPNFGGVAFFIVLVLIISMLQSVKTTFTGNHLIVAATLLFMVGLKDDLVISTARVKLFGQLSAAFFLVFSPELQLTSLHGFLGFYEIPDTLGYFISAFIVVAVINAFNLIDGIDGLASMAGIVITLAFALAFYQSGNPYFVLISICVAGILFAYLRFNFSRGKNKIFMGDSGSLIIGLVIACLTLKIIALPFDSKVTYLNNARLVYLASVLFLPLFDTVRVMILRILDGRSPFEADRNHIHHILLDLGLSHFKASFSLAILNVLVITSFIILSQYLKHNLLILAMLLIAILIVALFGFLRKKANDHKALNSFA, encoded by the coding sequence ATGAATATTCTAGACCATGAGGTAATCCTGGGATTATTTCGCAGTAATTATTTGTTCTTCGTTTTTTGTGTTTTTGGTATAGCTTTTTGCGCGACCTGGTACTTTATACCTAAGGTTCTCTGGGTGTCTAAAGAGAAGAACTTGATGAAAACGGTCAATGAGCGTAGTTCTCATTCATTAGAAACTCCTAATTTTGGAGGAGTGGCCTTTTTTATCGTGCTGGTATTGATCATCTCCATGCTCCAAAGTGTAAAGACTACTTTTACCGGCAATCATCTTATTGTTGCGGCCACTTTGTTGTTTATGGTTGGACTTAAAGATGACCTGGTTATTTCTACAGCCAGGGTTAAGCTCTTTGGACAATTAAGTGCCGCTTTTTTCCTGGTATTTTCACCTGAATTACAATTAACCAGTTTGCATGGGTTTTTAGGATTCTATGAAATACCAGATACGCTAGGATATTTTATAAGCGCTTTTATAGTGGTAGCCGTTATTAATGCTTTTAACCTTATTGATGGGATAGATGGACTGGCTTCCATGGCCGGGATCGTGATCACTCTGGCATTTGCTTTGGCCTTTTACCAATCGGGAAATCCTTATTTTGTTTTGATAAGTATCTGTGTGGCCGGAATCCTGTTTGCCTATTTAAGGTTTAATTTTTCCCGGGGAAAAAATAAAATCTTTATGGGGGATTCAGGCTCACTAATTATTGGGCTGGTGATCGCATGCCTTACCCTAAAGATCATTGCCTTACCTTTCGATTCTAAAGTGACCTACCTTAATAACGCCAGGCTGGTCTATCTGGCATCTGTTTTATTCCTACCGCTATTCGATACCGTAAGGGTTATGATATTGAGGATCCTTGATGGTAGAAGTCCCTTTGAAGCAGATAGAAACCATATACATCATATTTTGCTAGACCTGGGATTGTCTCATTTTAAAGCTAGTTTTAGTCTGGCAATTTTAAATGTTCTGGTCATAACAAGTTTTATCATTTTGAGTCAATATTTAAAACATAATCTTTTGATTCTGGCCATGCTTTTGATTGCTATTCTTATTGTTGCTTTATTCGGTTTTTTACGAAAAAAAGCAAATGATCATAAAGCCCTGAATTCATTTGCTTAA
- the wecB gene encoding UDP-N-acetylglucosamine 2-epimerase (non-hydrolyzing), with the protein MIKVMTVVGTRPEIIKLSEVIKELDKFTNHILVHSGQNYDYELNEVFFKDLGLRKPDFFLEAAGQNAAETIGNVITKSDALFEQEMPDAVLLYGDTNSCLSVISAKRKKIPIFHMEAGNRCFDQRVPEEINRKIVDHLSDINMPLSEHARKYLVAEGLPPETVIKTGSPMREVLNKQMPSIESSKILQKENLAKQGYFIVSIHREENVDSEENFQDLMESLDAISTEFDKKVIISTHPRTRKKLEEIGFVSKNPKLVFSKPFGFHDYIQLQKNAFCVISDSGTITEEASIMNLRAITIRQAHERPEGMDEGTLIMSGLKRDRVIESIKVVTEQFQENNMAIRMVKDYEIDNVSKKVLRIILSYTDYINRTVWKK; encoded by the coding sequence ATGATAAAAGTAATGACCGTTGTAGGGACAAGGCCCGAAATTATAAAGCTTAGCGAAGTTATAAAAGAACTGGATAAATTCACCAATCACATTCTGGTGCATTCCGGTCAAAATTATGACTATGAGCTTAATGAAGTATTCTTTAAGGATCTAGGACTTAGAAAACCTGACTTCTTTTTGGAAGCTGCAGGTCAAAATGCGGCAGAGACCATTGGAAATGTAATTACAAAGTCTGATGCCTTATTCGAGCAGGAAATGCCAGATGCCGTATTGCTTTATGGAGATACTAATAGTTGTCTTTCGGTTATCTCAGCTAAAAGAAAGAAGATTCCAATTTTTCATATGGAAGCGGGAAACCGATGTTTTGATCAACGTGTACCCGAGGAAATTAATCGTAAGATCGTTGATCATTTAAGCGATATAAATATGCCCCTTTCTGAACATGCAAGGAAATATTTAGTTGCAGAAGGTTTACCTCCAGAAACCGTAATTAAAACCGGATCACCTATGCGGGAGGTTCTTAATAAACAGATGCCATCAATAGAATCTTCTAAGATTTTACAGAAGGAAAATCTTGCAAAGCAGGGATATTTTATAGTAAGTATTCACAGGGAAGAGAATGTCGATTCAGAAGAGAATTTTCAGGACCTAATGGAATCCCTGGATGCAATAAGTACGGAATTTGATAAAAAGGTAATTATCTCTACCCACCCGAGAACCCGTAAAAAGTTGGAAGAGATTGGCTTTGTTTCTAAAAACCCCAAATTGGTATTCTCAAAACCTTTTGGTTTTCACGATTATATTCAACTTCAAAAAAATGCTTTTTGTGTAATTTCTGATAGTGGAACCATAACCGAAGAAGCTTCTATAATGAACCTTCGGGCCATTACTATTAGACAGGCCCACGAACGCCCTGAAGGAATGGATGAAGGAACCTTAATTATGAGTGGTTTAAAAAGGGACAGAGTGATTGAAAGCATTAAAGTGGTTACTGAACAATTTCAGGAAAACAATATGGCGATCAGGATGGTTAAGGATTATGAAATAGATAATGTTTCAAAAAAGGTGTTAAGGATTATTCTTTCTTATACCGATTATATTAACCGCACAGTCTGGAAAAAATAA
- a CDS encoding glycosyltransferase family 4 protein yields MKILLLVDDYLPHSTKIGAKMMHELAVAFFKDGHQVAVATPDYRISSKYELDEIDEIDVYRFRSPNVKDESKFKRAINETALSFNAYKNLKPVFKENQFHLIVSYSPSIFFGPLIRKLKKKWNAKSYLILRDLFPQWVIDHGLIKEKSAIASYFRKFEKINYKAADRIGLQSPKNLQWFNEKFGLTNKSEVLYNWSSEIPIVSEDEKYRNKLNLRDKLVLFYGGNMGEAQDMMNLVRLAENLKDEKNAHLVFAGSGNEFALVKKAIEEKALKNITLLEPVNQEEYRLMLSEFDVGLFTLHRDHSTHNFPGKLLGYMAQGLPILGSVNPGNDVIEVINEARAGLVSVNGNDHELMNNALKLIEDNRIRVKMGKSSESLLQDRFSVKAAVYKISQSV; encoded by the coding sequence ATGAAAATACTGTTATTGGTAGATGATTATCTACCACATAGTACAAAAATAGGAGCTAAGATGATGCATGAGCTGGCGGTAGCTTTTTTTAAAGACGGCCATCAGGTTGCAGTTGCCACTCCAGATTATAGAATATCTTCCAAGTATGAGTTAGATGAAATTGATGAGATAGATGTTTATAGATTTCGGTCGCCAAATGTGAAAGATGAATCTAAATTTAAACGTGCGATTAATGAAACTGCATTATCATTTAATGCTTACAAAAATTTAAAACCTGTTTTTAAGGAGAATCAATTTCACTTAATTGTTTCTTATTCTCCTTCTATATTTTTTGGGCCATTAATTAGGAAATTGAAAAAGAAATGGAATGCAAAAAGTTATTTAATTCTAAGAGATCTTTTTCCGCAGTGGGTTATAGATCACGGTTTAATTAAAGAAAAATCGGCCATTGCATCCTATTTTAGAAAATTTGAAAAGATCAATTATAAAGCAGCTGATCGGATTGGACTGCAATCACCAAAGAACCTACAATGGTTTAATGAAAAGTTTGGATTGACCAATAAATCAGAAGTCCTTTATAACTGGAGCAGTGAAATCCCGATTGTTTCCGAAGATGAGAAATATAGAAATAAATTGAACCTAAGAGATAAGTTAGTTTTGTTCTATGGGGGGAATATGGGTGAGGCCCAGGATATGATGAACCTGGTTAGATTGGCAGAAAATCTTAAAGATGAAAAAAATGCACACTTGGTATTTGCTGGTTCCGGAAATGAGTTTGCTCTTGTAAAGAAGGCCATCGAGGAGAAAGCATTAAAAAATATAACATTACTAGAACCTGTTAACCAGGAAGAATATAGATTAATGTTAAGTGAATTTGATGTCGGACTTTTCACTTTACATAGAGATCATTCTACTCATAATTTTCCGGGAAAATTACTGGGGTATATGGCTCAGGGCTTACCCATTCTGGGAAGTGTTAATCCTGGAAATGATGTAATTGAAGTAATTAATGAGGCAAGAGCCGGGTTGGTTTCTGTCAATGGAAATGACCACGAATTAATGAACAATGCATTGAAGTTAATAGAAGACAATAGAATAAGAGTTAAAATGGGTAAGTCTAGCGAGTCTTTATTGCAAGATAGATTTTCAGTTAAAGCTGCAGTCTATAAAATTTCACAAAGCGTTTAA
- a CDS encoding tyrosine-protein kinase family protein — protein MSQSNHNNRPQEEEIDLRDELERYLKHWPWFVLGVLVCVVLAFTYLKVTTPTYHTLASIIIKDEKGKSPSSEMAAFADLGLLGGMGTASIENEIGILRSKRMMTNVIKALNLNITYFNEDAVKSPELYRNTPYFVQVLKMDEKALAEFSREAENNFRFEKGTGNEFQLINTETEEVYKGKIGQPMEIAFADIILVENTEYGSGQDPEFPELIIRFSNIESVVSNYRSKLQINLTDKNSSLIELGLDDSVKEKAQDILDQLIFEYNQEAIEDKNLVARNTATFIDERLQIINEELDSVETGKEEFKEANQLTNIEAESEMFIENVSDYNKKEQEIGTQLELANTMISYLKSDSGSDLLPANLGIQEQSVNASIEEYNNLVLEHNRILSGSTEKNPVVKRLNSQIEQIRGNVLASFERLRSNLQVSQQELERQGSVINSKISAVPAKERQYRGIERQQNIKESLYLFLLQKREENSLSLAVTAPKAKIVDRAYSSVGAVSPKPKIILLAAFILGLLIPFLAIYLKTLLSNKVKSREDLEKQAKQIPVVGEIPRVEKRESEMILKNDRSVLAESFRILHTNLQYLLINTADKERGNTIFVTSTVKGEGKTLVSFNLAVTLANTNKRVLLVGADLRNPQLQRFEIDAREHIGVSDYLAKDELKLKDLIRESNTGNPNLQLLPSGTIPPNPSELWRRSKTGEMFEELETMYDYVIVDTAPSLLVTDTFLINKWADLTLYVVRAGYTEKKLLQFAVDAKNDGKFSDLSFVLNDVKWANFGYGNKYGYAYGEEKKSFMKRLKGKVAAF, from the coding sequence ATGTCACAATCAAATCACAATAATCGTCCACAAGAAGAGGAAATAGATCTACGGGACGAACTGGAAAGATATTTAAAGCACTGGCCCTGGTTTGTTTTAGGTGTGCTGGTATGTGTGGTTTTGGCCTTCACCTATCTAAAAGTCACCACTCCAACCTATCATACTTTAGCCAGCATCATCATTAAAGATGAAAAAGGTAAATCTCCTTCTTCTGAAATGGCCGCCTTTGCCGATCTGGGCCTTTTAGGCGGAATGGGCACGGCTTCCATAGAAAATGAGATCGGAATCCTGCGTTCTAAAAGAATGATGACTAATGTTATCAAGGCACTTAATCTTAATATCACCTATTTCAACGAAGATGCCGTCAAAAGTCCTGAGCTTTACCGGAACACTCCATATTTTGTGCAGGTATTAAAGATGGATGAAAAAGCACTTGCGGAATTTTCCAGGGAGGCTGAAAATAATTTCAGGTTCGAAAAAGGAACCGGGAACGAATTTCAGTTGATCAATACTGAAACCGAAGAGGTATATAAAGGTAAGATAGGTCAGCCGATGGAGATCGCTTTTGCAGATATCATTCTGGTTGAAAATACAGAATATGGTTCAGGGCAAGATCCGGAATTTCCGGAACTGATAATTAGGTTTTCCAATATAGAGTCGGTAGTTTCAAATTACAGGTCTAAACTTCAGATCAATCTAACCGATAAGAATTCTAGCCTTATTGAATTAGGGTTGGATGATTCGGTAAAAGAAAAAGCTCAGGATATATTAGATCAACTGATCTTTGAATATAACCAGGAAGCTATAGAAGACAAAAACCTTGTTGCCAGGAATACCGCCACTTTTATAGATGAGAGGTTGCAGATCATAAATGAAGAACTGGATTCTGTAGAAACAGGCAAGGAAGAATTCAAGGAAGCTAATCAGCTGACCAATATTGAAGCTGAATCTGAGATGTTTATCGAGAATGTGAGCGACTATAATAAAAAGGAACAAGAGATAGGGACTCAGCTGGAACTGGCCAATACCATGATCAGTTATTTAAAGAGTGATTCAGGTTCAGACCTTTTGCCGGCAAATCTTGGAATACAGGAACAATCTGTGAATGCCAGTATTGAGGAATATAATAACCTGGTATTGGAGCACAACAGAATCCTGAGCGGATCTACCGAAAAGAACCCGGTAGTTAAAAGATTGAACAGCCAGATCGAACAAATAAGAGGGAACGTTCTGGCTAGTTTTGAAAGACTAAGATCAAACCTCCAGGTTTCGCAGCAGGAACTGGAAAGACAGGGTTCGGTAATTAATTCGAAGATTTCTGCCGTGCCTGCCAAGGAAAGGCAATATCGTGGAATTGAAAGACAACAGAATATCAAAGAATCCCTTTACTTATTCTTACTTCAGAAAAGAGAAGAAAACTCTTTAAGCCTCGCAGTTACTGCTCCCAAAGCTAAGATCGTGGACAGGGCTTATAGTTCTGTAGGAGCGGTTTCGCCGAAACCTAAGATCATTCTTCTGGCGGCTTTTATTTTAGGACTTCTAATCCCTTTTCTGGCGATCTACCTAAAAACTTTATTAAGCAATAAAGTTAAGAGTCGTGAAGACCTGGAAAAACAGGCTAAGCAAATTCCGGTAGTAGGCGAGATCCCAAGAGTTGAAAAGAGAGAAAGTGAGATGATCCTTAAAAATGATCGTAGTGTACTTGCGGAGTCTTTCAGAATTCTACACACCAACCTGCAGTATTTACTTATAAATACGGCAGATAAAGAAAGAGGGAATACCATTTTTGTAACCTCTACCGTAAAAGGAGAGGGTAAGACCCTGGTTTCTTTTAACCTGGCGGTTACCCTGGCCAATACCAACAAGAGGGTTTTACTTGTTGGAGCCGATCTTCGAAATCCACAGCTACAAAGATTTGAGATCGATGCCCGTGAGCATATAGGTGTCAGCGATTATCTGGCCAAGGATGAACTTAAATTAAAGGACCTTATCAGAGAATCCAATACCGGGAATCCAAATCTCCAGTTATTACCTTCAGGAACCATTCCTCCAAACCCATCTGAATTATGGAGAAGGAGCAAAACCGGGGAGATGTTTGAAGAGCTGGAAACTATGTATGATTATGTGATCGTAGATACGGCCCCATCTCTTTTAGTTACAGATACTTTCCTTATCAATAAATGGGCAGATCTTACTTTATATGTAGTAAGAGCAGGTTATACCGAAAAGAAATTGCTACAGTTCGCCGTAGATGCTAAAAATGATGGGAAATTCAGTGATCTGAGCTTTGTACTAAATGATGTGAAGTGGGCTAACTTCGGTTACGGTAATAAATATGGTTATGCCTACGGGGAGGAGAAAAAATCCTTTATGAAGAGATTAAAAGGTAAAGTAGCTGCCTTCTAA
- a CDS encoding glycosyltransferase, translated as MQDRNKPTILILVGYYIPGFKAGGPLRTILHLVEHLSEDYNFKIICRDRDLGDINSYNGVKTDKWVKRGQSEIFYLSPQNLTFKYINNIIKKTSHDILYLNSFFDPVFTIKPLLGRKFKLFPNKKLILAPRGEFSPEALKLRTAKKRAWIFIANILGVYKNITFQASSVFEESDIRRISSFGKSEIKIALDLPSKITPKLSSSKKKGFYLDETLKLIFLSRISPMKNLDYALKILSNVKRKLVLDIYGPIEDSEYWDECRKIISRHPANIVVSYKGSINPQVVPRTFLKYDLFILPSRGENYGHVIAESLSAGTPVLISNKTPWKNLEFEGLGWDCDLEKPHDFVTIINQFEPEANGFKRVQIQKRLIKRLENSGEIEANKNLFSFK; from the coding sequence ATGCAAGACCGGAATAAGCCAACAATACTTATACTTGTCGGGTATTATATTCCCGGTTTTAAGGCTGGAGGCCCGCTTAGAACCATATTACACTTAGTAGAACATCTAAGTGAAGATTATAATTTTAAAATAATTTGCAGGGATCGGGACTTAGGAGATATTAATAGTTACAATGGTGTTAAGACAGATAAATGGGTGAAAAGAGGTCAAAGCGAGATCTTTTACCTAAGCCCACAAAATCTCACTTTTAAATATATAAATAATATTATTAAAAAGACTTCTCATGATATTCTGTATTTAAATAGTTTTTTTGATCCTGTCTTTACAATTAAACCTCTATTAGGAAGAAAATTCAAACTATTTCCCAATAAAAAACTTATTTTGGCTCCACGCGGAGAGTTTTCCCCAGAAGCTCTTAAACTGCGAACGGCAAAAAAGCGTGCATGGATTTTTATCGCAAATATTTTAGGAGTCTATAAAAATATAACTTTTCAGGCTTCTAGTGTATTTGAGGAAAGTGATATTAGAAGAATCTCCTCATTCGGAAAGAGCGAAATAAAAATAGCACTCGATTTACCATCCAAAATTACTCCCAAACTTTCAAGTTCAAAGAAAAAAGGCTTTTACTTAGATGAGACATTAAAACTGATTTTTTTATCCAGAATTTCACCGATGAAAAACCTGGATTATGCTTTAAAAATTTTGTCCAATGTCAAAAGAAAATTAGTATTAGACATTTATGGACCAATTGAAGATTCAGAATATTGGGATGAATGTCGGAAAATAATTTCTAGACACCCTGCTAATATTGTTGTTTCTTATAAAGGCAGTATTAATCCACAAGTGGTGCCAAGGACATTCTTAAAATATGACTTATTTATTCTTCCTTCGCGGGGTGAAAACTATGGACATGTTATTGCGGAATCTTTATCAGCAGGAACACCTGTTCTCATCAGTAATAAAACTCCCTGGAAAAATTTAGAATTTGAAGGTCTTGGTTGGGATTGTGATCTGGAAAAACCGCATGATTTTGTTACAATAATTAATCAATTTGAACCAGAAGCTAATGGATTTAAACGTGTACAAATTCAAAAAAGGCTAATAAAGAGATTAGAAAATTCAGGGGAAATAGAAGCTAATAAAAATTTATTCTCATTTAAATAA
- a CDS encoding polysaccharide biosynthesis protein, with the protein MFENKTLLITGGTGSFGNAVLDRFLDSEIAEIRIFSRDEKKQDDMRNLYKNDKIKFYIGDVRNYESVDRAMRGVDYVFHAAALKQVPSCEFFPMEATKTNVIGSSNVVEAAIANKVKKVICLSTDKAAYPINAMGMSKALMEKTVVAASRNIPEEDTTICLTRYGNVMASRGSVIPLFANLLKEGKPLTVTDPNMSRFLMSLEEAVELVIYAFKNGSQGDLFVHKAPASTIGDLAQAMKELFDSESEIKIIGTRHGEKLYETLCTREEMLKAEDLPGYFRIPADNRDLNYAKYFEEGEGSISSFEDYNSHNTTRLNIPQIKEALLELSYIKNELSVEV; encoded by the coding sequence ATGTTCGAAAATAAAACTTTACTAATTACCGGTGGAACCGGTTCTTTTGGGAACGCCGTACTGGATAGGTTTTTAGATTCAGAAATTGCCGAAATCCGTATTTTTTCAAGAGATGAAAAAAAACAGGATGACATGCGAAACCTTTATAAAAATGATAAGATCAAATTTTATATAGGTGATGTGCGTAATTATGAAAGTGTAGATCGTGCGATGCGAGGTGTGGATTATGTATTTCACGCTGCCGCCTTAAAGCAAGTGCCTTCCTGTGAGTTTTTTCCTATGGAAGCCACTAAAACTAACGTAATTGGATCTTCTAATGTCGTGGAAGCTGCAATAGCAAATAAAGTGAAAAAAGTTATTTGTTTAAGCACTGATAAGGCTGCTTACCCTATTAATGCCATGGGAATGTCTAAAGCATTAATGGAAAAAACGGTTGTGGCAGCATCCAGAAATATCCCGGAAGAAGATACTACCATTTGCCTTACCCGTTACGGAAATGTGATGGCATCCAGGGGTTCGGTAATTCCTTTGTTTGCAAACCTGTTAAAAGAAGGAAAACCACTAACAGTAACCGACCCAAATATGTCTCGTTTTTTAATGTCTTTGGAAGAAGCGGTAGAGTTGGTGATTTATGCTTTTAAAAATGGAAGTCAGGGTGATTTATTTGTACATAAAGCACCGGCCAGCACAATTGGGGATCTGGCGCAAGCTATGAAGGAATTGTTCGATTCTGAAAGCGAAATAAAGATTATTGGTACTCGCCATGGAGAAAAGTTATATGAAACTTTATGCACCAGGGAAGAAATGCTTAAAGCCGAAGACCTTCCGGGCTATTTTCGTATTCCTGCTGATAATCGTGACCTAAATTATGCGAAATATTTTGAAGAAGGAGAAGGGTCGATATCTAGTTTCGAAGATTATAATTCTCATAATACAACAAGACTGAATATTCCACAAATTAAGGAAGCTTTATTGGAGCTTTCTTATATTAAAAATGAACTTTCTGTAGAGGTATGA
- a CDS encoding polysaccharide biosynthesis/export family protein, with translation MKYPKFFRPLIIIFLASVLSTSCVSRKEIVYFQGLEKAEAVMDKTKKTGLQIKSNDLLTISVSAPEQEAALPFNLPVIGVPQGGAELGGLSVNGRQQLQTYLVDSDGNIEFPVLGTANVTGLNRQQLASKLKTEISEYVQDPIVNVRIVNFQVSVLGEVNRPGTFDIRDEYLSLPKALGFAGDLSIYGRRDNVLVMREENGKKIHEYLDLTDPNVINSPFYYLQQNDVVYVEPNGAQMQSASYNRNAGVYISIASVLISLAVLITN, from the coding sequence ATGAAATACCCCAAATTTTTCAGACCACTTATTATCATATTTTTGGCTTCTGTACTAAGTACTTCCTGTGTTTCCCGGAAAGAGATCGTTTACTTCCAGGGACTGGAAAAAGCTGAGGCCGTTATGGATAAAACTAAAAAGACCGGCTTGCAAATTAAGAGCAACGATCTTTTGACTATTAGTGTCTCTGCTCCAGAACAGGAGGCAGCACTGCCTTTTAACCTTCCGGTGATAGGTGTTCCCCAGGGAGGTGCCGAACTTGGCGGCCTTTCGGTGAATGGAAGACAGCAATTACAGACCTACCTGGTAGATTCAGATGGGAATATTGAATTTCCTGTACTGGGAACTGCAAATGTCACTGGACTTAATCGACAGCAACTCGCATCTAAGTTGAAAACTGAAATTAGCGAGTATGTTCAGGATCCCATTGTAAATGTGCGCATCGTCAACTTCCAGGTGAGTGTTTTGGGAGAGGTGAACAGGCCGGGAACCTTTGATATTCGAGATGAATACTTAAGCCTTCCAAAGGCGCTGGGATTTGCTGGAGATCTTAGCATTTATGGAAGACGTGATAATGTGCTGGTAATGCGGGAAGAAAATGGCAAGAAGATCCATGAATATCTTGATCTTACAGACCCGAACGTAATCAATTCACCATTTTATTATTTACAGCAAAACGATGTGGTCTATGTGGAGCCCAATGGAGCGCAGATGCAATCTGCCAGCTATAACCGTAATGCCGGGGTTTATATCTCTATCGCGTCAGTTTTAATTTCATTAGCAGTTTTAATTACCAATTAG